Proteins from a single region of Corylus avellana chromosome ca11, CavTom2PMs-1.0:
- the LOC132166130 gene encoding transcription factor PIF1 isoform X2 produces the protein MYHCVPDFEMDDDYSIPSSNGVARPRKSSLPEDEIMELLWQNGQVVMHSQNQRSTRRSPPSKYDDAVIPAEQSAAREIRSEQEPAAHNQNSQLFMQEDEMASWLHYPLVDDDPALDHNFCADLLYPSNNLGNCTNPTLRTNGVTELHQAVTSEVWTSLPPIPPARRTELAESKAQNFVHFSRHKAKVAGGEGLDQNAPSSSRSAAVVRESTVVDSSDTPAVGHKLHVGDRGCAATKGDASAGTSSAGGGGVSGVKEMSTCEVTVSSSPGCSSASAEPALKPQAEDRKRKGREANDTECHSEDVEFESVDTKKHARGSTTTKRSRAAEVHNLSERRRRDRINEKMRALQELIPRCNKSDKASMLDEAIEYLKSLQLQVHMMSMGCGMVPMMFPGVQQYMPTMGMGIGMGMGMEMGINRPMMPFPNLLAGSSLPTPSAAAHLGPRFPLPAFHMLPVPAPDPSRMQAANQPEQMLNSLGAQLPSQPRFPNFVDPYQQYVAAHQMQNEALGQPSSSKPRTNKGPENLGNHQ, from the exons ATGTATCACTGCGTGCCGGATTTCGAAATGGACGACGATTACTCAATCCCCTCATCGAATGGCGTTGCTCGCCCAAGAAAATCGTCTTT GCCTGAGGACGAGATCATGGAGCTGCTATGGCAGAACGGTCAGGTGGTGATGCACAGCCAGAACCAGAGGTCGACGAGAAGATCTCCGCCGTCCAAATACGACGACGCCGTGATCCCCGCCGAGCAATCGGCGGCCAGGGAGATCCGATCGGAGCAAGAACCGGCCGCTCACAACCAGAACTCCCAGCTGTTCATGCAAGAAGACGAAATGGCTTCCTGGCTTCACTACCCTCTCGTGGACGACGACCCTGCCTTGGACCACAATTTCTGCGCCGACCTTCTCTATCCGAGTAACAATCTCGGCAATTGTACTAACCCTACACTCCGTACCAACGGTGTTACGGAGCTCCATCAGGCCGTGACGTCGGAGGTTTGGACTTCTCTGCCGCCGATACCGCCGGCGAGGAGGACGGAGCTGGCGGAGTCGAAGGCGCAGAACTTCGTGCACTTCTCGAGGCACAAGGCGAAGGTTGCCGGAGGAGAAGGGCTCGATCAAAACGCGCCGTCGAGCTCGAGGAGCGCGGCGGTGGTGAGGGAATCGACAGTGGTGGACTCGAGCGATACGCCGGCGGTGGGGCACAAGTTGCACGTCGGCGATCGAGGCTGCGCGGCCACAAAAGGCGACGCGTCGGCGGGCACGTCGTCTGCCGGAGGTGGCGGTGTAAGTGGTGTGAAGGAGATGTCGACGTGTGAGGTGACCGTGTCGTCATCACCCGGCTGCTCCAGCGCCAGCGCCGAGCCGGCTCTGAAGCCGCAGGCTGAGGATCGCAAGCGCAAAGGACGAGAAGCCAACGACACCGAGTGCCACAGCGAG GATGTTGAATTTGAATCCGTGGATACAAAGAAACACGCTCGTGGATCAACAACTACGAAGAGATCCCGTGCTGCAGAGGTCCACAATCTTTCAGAGAGG AGACGTCGAGATAGGATAAATGAGAAGATGAGGGCATTGCAAGAACTCATTCCCCGATGCAACAAG TCAGACAAAGCTTCAATGTTAGATGAGGCGATTGAGTACTTGAAATCACTTCAGTTGCAAGTACAT ATGATGTCCATGGGATGTGGCATGGTCCCCATGATGTTTCCTGGTGTCCAGCAGTATATGCCAACAATGGGGATGGGAATTGGGATGGGCATGGGCATGGAAATGGGCATCAATCGGCCTATGATGCCATTTCCCAATCTGTTAGCTGGTTCATCATTGCCAACCCCCTCTGCAGCAGCTCATCTGGGACCACGATTTCCATTGCCTGCTTTTCATATGTTACCAGTTCCAGCACCTGATCCTTCCAGAATGCAAGCAGCCAACCAGCCAGAACAGATGCTAAACTCACTTGGCGCACAACTTCCAAGCCAGCCACGGTTCCCAAATTTTGTTGATCCTTATCAACAGTATGTTGCTGCCCACCAGATGCAG AATGAAGCACTAGGCCAGCCAAGTAGTAGCAAGCCACGCACCAATAAGGGACCTGAAAATCTAGGCAATCACCAATGA
- the LOC132166130 gene encoding transcription factor PIF1 isoform X1, which yields MYHCVPDFEMDDDYSIPSSNGVARPRKSSLPEDEIMELLWQNGQVVMHSQNQRSTRRSPPSKYDDAVIPAEQSAAREIRSEQEPAAHNQNSQLFMQEDEMASWLHYPLVDDDPALDHNFCADLLYPSNNLGNCTNPTLRTNGVTELHQAVTSEVWTSLPPIPPARRTELAESKAQNFVHFSRHKAKVAGGEGLDQNAPSSSRSAAVVRESTVVDSSDTPAVGHKLHVGDRGCAATKGDASAGTSSAGGGGVSGVKEMSTCEVTVSSSPGCSSASAEPALKPQAEDRKRKGREANDTECHSEDVEFESVDTKKHARGSTTTKRSRAAEVHNLSERRRRDRINEKMRALQELIPRCNKSDKASMLDEAIEYLKSLQLQVHMMSMGCGMVPMMFPGVQQYMPTMGMGIGMGMGMEMGINRPMMPFPNLLAGSSLPTPSAAAHLGPRFPLPAFHMLPVPAPDPSRMQAANQPEQMLNSLGAQLPSQPRFPNFVDPYQQYVAAHQMQVPLPQNEALGQPSSSKPRTNKGPENLGNHQ from the exons ATGTATCACTGCGTGCCGGATTTCGAAATGGACGACGATTACTCAATCCCCTCATCGAATGGCGTTGCTCGCCCAAGAAAATCGTCTTT GCCTGAGGACGAGATCATGGAGCTGCTATGGCAGAACGGTCAGGTGGTGATGCACAGCCAGAACCAGAGGTCGACGAGAAGATCTCCGCCGTCCAAATACGACGACGCCGTGATCCCCGCCGAGCAATCGGCGGCCAGGGAGATCCGATCGGAGCAAGAACCGGCCGCTCACAACCAGAACTCCCAGCTGTTCATGCAAGAAGACGAAATGGCTTCCTGGCTTCACTACCCTCTCGTGGACGACGACCCTGCCTTGGACCACAATTTCTGCGCCGACCTTCTCTATCCGAGTAACAATCTCGGCAATTGTACTAACCCTACACTCCGTACCAACGGTGTTACGGAGCTCCATCAGGCCGTGACGTCGGAGGTTTGGACTTCTCTGCCGCCGATACCGCCGGCGAGGAGGACGGAGCTGGCGGAGTCGAAGGCGCAGAACTTCGTGCACTTCTCGAGGCACAAGGCGAAGGTTGCCGGAGGAGAAGGGCTCGATCAAAACGCGCCGTCGAGCTCGAGGAGCGCGGCGGTGGTGAGGGAATCGACAGTGGTGGACTCGAGCGATACGCCGGCGGTGGGGCACAAGTTGCACGTCGGCGATCGAGGCTGCGCGGCCACAAAAGGCGACGCGTCGGCGGGCACGTCGTCTGCCGGAGGTGGCGGTGTAAGTGGTGTGAAGGAGATGTCGACGTGTGAGGTGACCGTGTCGTCATCACCCGGCTGCTCCAGCGCCAGCGCCGAGCCGGCTCTGAAGCCGCAGGCTGAGGATCGCAAGCGCAAAGGACGAGAAGCCAACGACACCGAGTGCCACAGCGAG GATGTTGAATTTGAATCCGTGGATACAAAGAAACACGCTCGTGGATCAACAACTACGAAGAGATCCCGTGCTGCAGAGGTCCACAATCTTTCAGAGAGG AGACGTCGAGATAGGATAAATGAGAAGATGAGGGCATTGCAAGAACTCATTCCCCGATGCAACAAG TCAGACAAAGCTTCAATGTTAGATGAGGCGATTGAGTACTTGAAATCACTTCAGTTGCAAGTACAT ATGATGTCCATGGGATGTGGCATGGTCCCCATGATGTTTCCTGGTGTCCAGCAGTATATGCCAACAATGGGGATGGGAATTGGGATGGGCATGGGCATGGAAATGGGCATCAATCGGCCTATGATGCCATTTCCCAATCTGTTAGCTGGTTCATCATTGCCAACCCCCTCTGCAGCAGCTCATCTGGGACCACGATTTCCATTGCCTGCTTTTCATATGTTACCAGTTCCAGCACCTGATCCTTCCAGAATGCAAGCAGCCAACCAGCCAGAACAGATGCTAAACTCACTTGGCGCACAACTTCCAAGCCAGCCACGGTTCCCAAATTTTGTTGATCCTTATCAACAGTATGTTGCTGCCCACCAGATGCAGGTACCACTACCGCAG AATGAAGCACTAGGCCAGCCAAGTAGTAGCAAGCCACGCACCAATAAGGGACCTGAAAATCTAGGCAATCACCAATGA
- the LOC132165690 gene encoding 26S proteasome regulatory subunit 4 homolog A, which yields MGQGTPGGLNRGVPGDRKNDGSDKKEKKFEPAAPPARVGRKQRKQKGPEAAARLPTVTPLTKCKLRLLKLERVKDYLLMEEEFVSNQERLKPQEEKAEEDRSKVDDLRGSPMSVGNLEELIDENHAIVSSSVGPEYYVGILSFVDKDQLEPGCAILMHNKVLSVVGLLQDEVDPMVSVMKVEKAPLESYADIGGLDAQIQEIKEAVELPLTHPELYEDIGIKPPKGVILYGEPGTGKTLLAKAVANSTSATFLRVVGSELIQKYLGDGPKLVRELFRVADDLSPSIVFIDEIDAVGTKRYDAHSGGEREIQRTMLELLNQLDGFDSRGDVKVILATNRIESLDPALLRPGRIDRKIEFPLPDIKTRRRIFQIHTSRMTLSDDVNLEEFVMAKDELSGADIKAICTEAGLLALRERRMKVTHTDVKKAKEKVMFKKKEGVPEGLYM from the exons ATGGGTCAGGGAACTCCGGGAGGTCTGAACCGGGGCGTACCGGGCGACAGGAAGAACGACGGCTCCgacaagaaggagaagaagtTCGAGCCGGCGGCGCCGCCGGCCCGCGTGGGACGCAAGCAGCGGAAGCAGAAGGGCCCGGAAGCCGCGGCTCGGCTGCCGACCGTGACGCCGCTGACGAAGTGCAAGCTCCGGCTGCTGAAGTTGGAGCGCGTGAAGGACTATCTGCTGATGGAGGAGGAGTTCGTGAGCAACCAGGAGCGCCTCAAGCCCCAGGAGGAGAAGGCCGAGGAGGACCGCTCCAAGGTCGATGATCTCAGAGGCTCGCCCATGAGCGTTGGGAATCTCGAGGAGCTCATCGATGAGAACCACGCCATCGTCTCGTCGTCCGTCGGCCCCGAGTACTACGTCGGGATCTTGTCGTTTGTGGACAAGGACCAGCTCGAGCCTGGCTGCGCCATCTTGATGCATAATAAG GTTCTTTCTGTTGTTGGGCTTCTTCAAGATGAAGTTGATCCGATGGTGTCTGTAATGAAGGTTGAGAAGGCTCCACTAGAATCATATGCTGATATAGGTGGTTTAGATGCCCAGATACAAGAGATTAAAGAGGCAGTTGAACTCCCTCTAACACATCCTGAATTATATGAAGACATCGGTATCAAGCCTCCTAAGGGGGTCATATTGTACGGAGAGCCTGGAACAGGAAAGACCTTGCTTGCCAAG GCCGTGGCAAACTCAACGTCAGCAACTTTCTTGCGTGTAGTTGGTAGTGAATTGATTCAAAAATACTTGGGTGATGGTCCAAAATTGGTGAGGGAACTCTTCAGAGTAGCTGATGATCTCTCACCTTCAATTGTCTTCATTGATGAAATTGATGCAGTTGGTACGAAGAG GTATGATGCCCACTCAGGTGGAGAACGTGAAATTCAAAGGACTATGTTGGAATTGCTTAACCAGTTGGATGGTTTTGATTCAAGAGGAGATGTGAAAGTGATTCTTGCAACCAACAGGATTGAAAGTCTTGACCCAGCCTTGCTTCGACCTGGCCGAATAGATAGAAAGATTGAATTCCCTCTTCCTGATATCAAGACGAGGAGGCGCATTTTCCAG ATACACACATCAAGGATGACATTGTCCGATGATGTCAACTTAGAAGAATTTGTTATGGCCAAGGATGAGTTATCTGGAGCTGATATTAAGGCAATTTGTACTGAAGCTGGCTTGCTTGCTTTAAGGGAACGCCGTATGAAG GTAACACATACGGACGTCAAGAAGGCAAAGGAGAAGGTGAtgttcaaaaagaaagaaggggtACCTGAAGGACTCTACATGTGA
- the LOC132166780 gene encoding uncharacterized protein LOC132166780 isoform X1 — MGPRLCEVCKEAQSKYKCPSCLTPYCSLVCFKKHKEIPCAKPVSSEEKPNLVPESNVERPLNVEEPGDVLQKLQLEAIASSSEICDALKDENLQKIICNINSSPDAQNELEKAMGMEVFRIFTDKILSNIKP, encoded by the exons ATGGGTCCTCGACTGTGTGAAGTATGCAAGGAAGCACAGTCCAAGTACAAGTGTCCCTCATGTTTGACACCTTA CTGTTCACTGGTCTGTTTCAAGAAGCATAAAG AAATTCCATGTGCTAAGCCAGTATCTTCTGAGGAAAAACCAA ATCTGGTTCCAGAGTCAAATGTAGAGAGACCATTAAACGTTGAAGAACCAGGCGATGTGCTGCAAAAGTTGCAACTGGAGGCTATAG CTTCTTCCAGCGAAATTTGTGATGCTTTGAAGGATGAAAACCTGCAGAAAATCATCTGCAATATTAATAGTTCCCCAGATGCACAGAAT GAACTTGAAAAAGCTATGGGAATGGAGGTGTTTCGCATATTCACTGACAAG ATTCTATCTAATATCAAGCCATAA
- the LOC132165833 gene encoding S-protein homolog 1-like, translating to MSHSLRLALFLVLVLYMSQPSTTYSLFKKYGVLIINGFQNQTLNIHCKSEDDDLGLQHIPVNGEFQWHFRINYWGTTLFFCNMWWSGGHRSLDVFWADNKFIVDDCGDSDCRWMGEEDGIYLYISKHNEYRLQSRWEPWQA from the coding sequence ATGAGTCATTCCCTCAGGTTAGCACTCTTTCTTGTCTTAGTTCTCTACATGAGTCAGCCATCGACTACCTATTCACTCTTCAAGAAGTACGGGGTTCTCATCATCAATGGGTTCCAAAATCAGACGTTGAACATCCATTGTAAATCCGAAGATGATGATCTTGGCCTCCAACATATCCCTGTGAATGGAGAGTTCCAATGGCACTTTCGGATCAACTATTGGGGCACTACACTCTTCTTTTGCAACATGTGGTGGTCGGGTGGACATCGTAGTTTAGATGTTTTTTGGGCAGATAACAAGTTTATTGTTGACGATTGTGGAGATTCAGATTGCCGGTGGATGGGTGAAGAGGATGgaatttatttgtatatttcAAAGCATAATGAATATCGCTTGCAATCTAGGTGGGAACCATGGCAAGCATGA
- the LOC132166780 gene encoding uncharacterized protein LOC132166780 isoform X2 has product MGPRLCEVCKEAQSKYKCPSCLTPYCSLVCFKKHKEIPCAKPVSSEEKPNLVPESNVERPLNVEEPGDVLQKLQLEAIASSSEICDALEDENLQKIICNINSSPDAQNELEKAMGMEVFRIFTDKILSNIKP; this is encoded by the exons ATGGGTCCTCGACTGTGTGAAGTATGCAAGGAAGCACAGTCCAAGTACAAGTGTCCCTCATGTTTGACACCTTA CTGTTCACTGGTCTGTTTCAAGAAGCATAAAG AAATTCCATGTGCTAAGCCAGTATCTTCTGAGGAAAAACCAA ATCTGGTTCCAGAGTCAAATGTAGAGAGACCATTAAACGTTGAAGAACCAGGCGATGTGCTGCAAAAGTTGCAACTGGAGGCTATAG CTTCTTCCAGCGAAATTTGTGATGCTTTGGAGGATGAAAACCTGCAGAAAATCATCTGCAATATTAATAGTTCCCCAGATGCACAAAAT GAACTTGAAAAAGCTATGGGAATGGAGGTGTTTCGCATATTCACTGACAAG ATTCTATCTAATATCAAGCCGTAA